The stretch of DNA atccaattcgtatcattgctactaacatcttgcaacttagttttctctaggaacatatcaaaaataaaacaggggagctaaacgcgagcaattgatctacaacatagatatgcaaatactaccaggactaagttcatgataaatttaagttcagtttaatcatattacttaagaactcccacttatatagacatccctctaatcttctaagtgatcacgtgatccaaatgaactaaaccataaccgatcatcacgtgaaatggagtagttttcaatggtgaacatcactatgttgaacatatctactatatgattcacgctcgacctttcggtctcagtgttctgaggccatatctggatatgctaggctcgtcaagtttaacttgagtattccgcgtgtgcaaaactggtttgcacccgttgtagatggacgtagagcttatcacacccgatcatcacgtggtgtctgtgcatgacaaactttggcaacggtgcatactctgggagaacacttttatcttgaaatttagtgagagatcatcttataaagctaccgtcgaactaagaaaaataagatgtataaaagataaacatcacatgcaatcaaaaaatttgtgacatgatatggccatcatcatcttgtgcctttcatctccatctccaaagcattgtcatgatttccatcgtcaccgacatgacaccatgatctccatcatcttgatctacatCAATGTgtcgtgtagcgaccagacctcaaacagtctgatctctgtgctccagtgtcatccctggatcagtaatgctgacaccacacaatactcgaaggatttatagcagagtagcaatcacacacttattacatcgagcgtctcaaaagagaacttaatacaataaatatggcttaaggccatctaataacgataacagcggaaggcttggaagataagtgagtccatcaactccaacggcatcactgagtatagaaccacgacctaaaaactccttaatcgtcgtctgaaaagtctgcaacattaatgttgcagcccgaaaacgggtcagcacatggaatatgctggcaatgtaacacaaagagagtaatggaatgaaacagctatactatatgcatatttggctggtggaaagctctacggttacagttttgcgtaaagccaatttttccctacttcaaaggaataaatttatttaactatcatggtagttgttaaacattgagaatggttgacagcattctcaatctcaattaagaatcatcattaaacaaacccaacaaaattaatttagagtaacatgttgagattcacatgataatccaggtattagatactcaaaatgtccataaccgcggacacggctaaccatgattagtttattacactctgcagagttttgcgcactttccccacaagactcgatcgcctccgtttggtttctcgcactacaaggtgtttgagaagacggatgaccaagacatagtctttcagaagcgcttgcaccttacgtccgggtagaccgtaccacctacatcccctacatctgctagtctaccactataagagttcgcacaacttactcaactatgctagagcccataatagcttgtggctgcacacggaagtttctagcatgaataatctcatgatccctttgagcctgggtggcggtccaaaagaaaacaggcaagtcctggaatacccaggtgcctcaatccacctagatgtgtgtttaagttgccaccttagataaaccattaattaacaaaactcacatctatcatggatatcactcacccaatccacgtctactagcatagcatggcataataagcaaacgtagaattaACTCCCAAATTCAAATTCACTATCTCTTCAGAATCAATGCAAATTCACCGAATGCTTCGTAGCTTCGTGGAATTTTGCTGCTTACATTGCAAATACTTGATCCTTGATAGCTATGCTATATTGATCATGCCAATAAATGTTTGGAGACAGGAAACATCATGTACAAGTTAATATATAGAAAATATTTTTTACACGCCACTAGCTCCAAGGAATTGTTTCCTCTACTTGAAACACATAGGTGAGTGTTTGATACTCCTTTAATCATGTATCTCCTTACTGAAACTGAATGCAGTTTTTGTTGGCTTAGGGGAATGTCTGCACCAATCCACCACACTCGAATTAGGGGATCACATACAATGTGGTGGCAAAAATTGAGGTGATGATCCATCAGGTTCGCCTCATATTTGTTTTTGTGAATGACTTAATTGGTCCCAGACACTTTTTGTGGCATAGAAAATATCGTGTTCACCGGTCAGCCGCCTGCTCCGCAATTGACTCCCTGCAGTTATTGACCCAACACATTGATTGTTCTACCCCATATACCCACTTCATTCTTGCCCTAATATATTAACCTACTGTCATGTTGATCCGTTTATCTATTTTGAGCATATGTGGCATGGTCTACAAGGCATTCAGTTTAGATTTTTCTTATCATGGATTTAGTTTTTTATTGTAGTTTGTGGGGTTATTTTAGTTACTAGCTTGCAACGATTCAGTTTATCCACTGCTACTCCTAGAGGGTGCATTTGAATGATGAGAAGGTGGAAGTTAATAACTTCATATGGTTATCTGATTTCTCTACGAGTGATTTCCTTTTCTTTTGTTCGGGCAAGCTTGATTTATATGCGCTCACATGGTTAATGCTCTCTTGCAGTATATGCATGCAAGGCACTGTTTGGGTTGGCTTGCATTTATGGGTATGTGATAAATCTGAAAGAAACTTATGCCATGTATATAATGTACTACCTGGAGTTTTTGCAGACGTTGAATGTAGAACCCTTGAAATTTTTCTTATGTACTTCCAATTTTCTCCGAGCAAAGACGTTTAACCTACTTAAGGACAAACATACATATATTTCCACAAATTATTTTATGATCCATGTCATAAGAGTCTTTCTATCTACCAAACTATATACTTGTCATGAACTGGAGTTTTTTGGTTTTCCTTTTGTGTACATATTGTGTATGAAATTGTTCTTTTAGAGAAAGGAAAATTTTAGTATGCTAAATACTTGTCATGAACTGGAGTTTTTTGGTTTTTCCTTTTGTGTACATATTGTGTATGAAATTGTTCTTTTAGACAAAGGAAAATTTAGTATGCTAAATAAGAGGACATACTTAGAAAATGTTACATTAATTTGTTTACATTATAGCTTTTGTTCAGTTGATTGAGTTTCATGGTGCATGTGGATAAACTGAATCGTTGGCAATAGTTCAAGGAAGATTCAGGGGTTGAGCATTAGGTACGCTGCAATCATGTTGATGCTCCTCAAGATCATGCCGCCATTATTGTTATCCTTCAGAGGGAACTTGACCTACTAATCAACAATGAATTTTATTGGTAATAAACCAACATCCTACAATTCTACAATCAAATTTTAGTTGACTGTTGTCTTACTATATATTGTAGGTAATTTTTGTTCTTATATTTTTATGGGCCTTAAGATTAACTTATCGTTATTCCATTTTACAATCCCaaagcatgtaaaaatattacttcctccgtcccataattcaTGTCGTGGATTTAGTTCAGTTGAAAGATTCATTGTGGATTCACTAGATTCATGGTATCATTTTAAGACAGATTTATGGCTATGTCATACAATACGTAGGTAGGCGTGTATGATTCTTTTTCAGTAAAAAGTATTGGTGCAGAGCTAGAAGAAAACCTTGAGATGGTCCAACTTTTTGTAAGTGTGCTATTGTTAGATAGTGATTTGTATGGTATCTCGTATTTTCCTATGATTATACGTGTGTtacacgtgcacgcttactagtctCTTCAAGTTCTAACAAATACACAATTAACTCGACCAATTTATTTCTCTTTTCATCATTAGCATCATTTATAGGCTCAACCATAACTCTTTCAAGCTCTCTGTGAGCTTTCCTTAACCGCTTCTTCGACTTCTTAAGGACCCGATGGTCCCAATCATGGGAGCGCGCATGCATCTTGTTTAGTTTTTCTTATATATTCGTCAGATTTGGATAAGTTGCAGCCTTTGTCCACGCCTCCCTCCCACCGGCGGGGTCGAAACCCCACACGAATCGTTATTTTTCTGTCACGAGAGCAGCCCACTCACGACCCGCGACGCAACCGCCCCCCCCCCTCAACAGGAACCGACCTCGCCAGTCAGGTCCCCGCCAGCCCGGCACCCCCACGCAAGCAAAAGAGTCTCCCCCTCCGTCTCTCTCCCCACGTCTCCCCACTTCTCTGAAGAATGCTCGTGTGCTGCTCCCCACGTCTCTACTGATGATTAATTGGTGACTTAAAGTAAAGCATCTGATCGAGGTAACAAAACACTGATTGCAGTACATGATTAGTTAGACTGCTTAGctctgattttattttattttaagtcACCATTTCCACTTGATCTATGCATATTTTATACTTACCATACTATAGAGTTAAGAGTATAATTTTTCATTACTTATTTGGCATACTTAACCACATAAAAAGGTTAAATataatttgtgtttttattttattAAATATTTGTAATGTTTATGATTGAAAAATACTCATGTGTTAGGCTGAATTCAATTTTTACTTTATAAAAAATTTATTTTTTGATACTTTTTTAAATTATATTGTTTATACATATCTATGCTAgacatctctaaaacaaatggtttagcAAATATTGCAATAGTGGTTTAACCAGATATTTTCCCACTCCGGCTAGGGGCGGGAGCTCCTATACGGCGCTTCGCGCTCCTGGCGGAGTCGAACTTATCACATCGTGTTGTCATACAGGTGCCACAAGCCATACGAGCTACTTGTCGTTGTTTCTTAGTAGCAGAGGCGAAAACATAATAACTGGGCCGCAGCGCTATTTTATTCATATATTGTACCACTTAAATTTTTTTGAATCGATTGGAAAAAACATTGTGATTTTGAAAAATGTTTTCATCGATTtcgtaaaaaagttcatcaaatttgaaagaaaagttcatcaattttgaaaaaagttcaccggattttaaaaaaagttcaccggatttgaaaaaagttcaccggatttgaaaaaaagttcaccgggtttggaaaaaaattcaccgaatttgaaaaaagttcatcgatttcaacaaaacttcatcgaattcaaaaaaagttcatcgaatttgaaaaagagtTCACTAAATGCGAAAAAatagaattagaaaaaaaaatGTCCGACGAATTTgaaattttctttaaaaaaatactcACACatttaagaaaagaaaaaaggaaagcttCGCGAATAGAAAGGAATAAAAGGGTGGAAAGAAGAGAGATTGCATGACCCATGGTGGTGTCCTAGTGGTTACTTCGATTTGCTTTCTATCGACTAGTCTTGAGTTCGAATCTGGGTCCCGTTGCTTTTCTTATCCTTTTCAGAAAAGAAAAAGgtagaatgggccggcccagctcggaCTGCTGCAGGCGCGCGTTTGCAGATTGCACTGTAACGGGCGCCTGCTAGACgaatctttttttctttctctctctcaggACAGAGATCGGCCAGTCCACAAAAAGAACTGATCCACCGACCTCACATCGCGGCCCGGCCCGTCAGATACccacgtgataacccacaagtataggggatcgcaacagttttcaagggtagagtattcaacccaaatttatagattcgacataaggggagccaaagaatatttgaaagtattagcagctgagttgtcaattcaagtaACAGCAAtgataacagtgatagcagtaattttgtagcaagtgtaacagcgaTAATAGCAGTACTAACTTAGCAAAtaaaatataagataaattcgtaggcattggatcggcgacttgttggatgatattcatcatgggacagtcactgaaggaaatatgccctaaaggcaataataaagttgttatttatatttccttatatcatgataaatatttattattcatgctagaattgtattaaccgcaaacttagtatatgtgtgaatacatagacaaacagagtgtcactagtatgcctctacttgactagcttgttgaattaaagatggttaagtttcctagccatagacatgagttgtcatttgattcacgggatcacatcattagagaatgatgtgattgacttgactcattccgttagcttagcattcgatcgtttagtatattgctattgctttcttcatgacttatacatgttcctgtgactatgagattatgcaactcccaaatactggaggaacactttgtgtgctaccaaatgtcacaacgtaactgggtgattataaaaggtgctccacaggtgtctccgatggtacttgttgagttggcatagatcgagattaggatttgtcactccgattgtcggagaggtatctctgggccctctcggtaatgcacatcactataagccttgcaagcaatgcaactaatgagttagttgcgggatgatgtattacgaaatgagtaaagagacttgccagtaatgagattgaactaggtattgagataccgacgatcgaatctcgggcaagtaacatacgatgacaaagggaacaacgtatgttgttatgtagtctgaccgataaagatcttcatagaatatgtaggagccaatatgagcatccatgttccgctattggttattgaccggaaacgagtcttgatcatgtctacatagctctcgaacccgtagggttcgcacgcttaacgttcggtgacgaccggtaatatgagtttatgtgttttgatgtaccgaaggtagttcggagtcccggatatgatcacggacatgacgatgagtttcgaaatggtcgagacataaagatcgatatattggatgactatgtttggacttcggaagggttccgggtaagttcggacaaataccggagtaccggggggttaccggaaccccccagggagtgtaatgggcctattgggccttagtggagaagaggaggggctgccagggcaggccgcgcgccccctccccctctagtccaaattggacaaggaggggggcggcgccccccttttcttccccctctctcctccttccctctctcctactcctactcttggatgggttggagtcctactcctggtgggagtaggactccccttggggtgcgcctaggagggccggcccctccccctcctccactcctttatatacggggaaggggggcaccccatagacacaagttgatcagttgatcttttagctgtgtgcggtgccccctccatcataatccacctcggtcatatcgtagcagtgcttaggcgaagccctgcgccggtagcatcatcatcaccgtcatcacgccatcgtgctgacggaactctctctcgaagctctgctggatcatgagttcgagggacgtcattgagctgaacgtgtgctgaactcggaggtgccgtgcattcggtacttgaatcggtcggatcgtgaagacgtacgactacatcaaccgcgttgtcataacgcttccgttttcggtctaagaGGGCATGTGgaaaacactcttccctctcgttgctatgcatcaccatgatcttgcgtgtgcgtaggaatttttttgaaattactacgttccccaactgtggcatccgagccgggtttatgcatagatgttatatgcacgagtagaacacaagtgagttgtgggcgatacaagtcatactttgattcggcggtattgttggatgaagcggcccggaccgacattacgcgtacacttacgcgagactggttctatcgacgtgcttcgcacacaggtggctggcgggtgtcagtttctccaactttaattaaatcgagtgtggctacactcggtctttgagaaggttaaaacagcacatacttgacgaaatatcgttgtggttttgatgcgtaggtaagaatggttcttgctcagcccgtagcagtcacataaaacttgctataatTTTTCCAACTTTGTCTCGGTTTtcacttttgttttctttctttttttcttcagtttttttgtttctttctcgattatcttcttttttttcttcttatttctttgtttcctttttttgttttttcttgatttTAAGTGCACATTCAACATTTTTCGTATACATTAGAAACATTTTTATACACACGTTAAaccttttttaaatacatgattcacAATTATTTGAAATCTTATattttttgatgtctactttttttccATACACTTTTTACATTTTTGATAGAAAAATGTGAAATGAAATAAGAAAAAAAGCCTGAGGCTATGACCTCCCGTGCGGCTGGGCCGGTCTATCTGGCGCTCTGCTTCACGCGAGGGTTCACGACATCTCGAGCTGATGATACTGGGGTTCATCATCTATTCTGTGGGTGCCCCTGCTCGATGCTCGTGTGCGTCAAAACAAGGTGGTTTCGCTAAAGCTGACGCACGAATGGGTCGGCCCTGCCTGCAAACGAAGCTGGCCAGCTGGGATACTAATTGTGTACATCCTAAAAACGGCGTTTGTTTTTAAGTACCAATCCAATTGGTAGATCCGGGGTTTTTCAACATTTTCCATTAATTCTTGGAAAAATGAAAATCTTAAATATGCGAACAATGTCCGAAAATCTTACGGCAATTTCGAATATTCTTGTTCTTTTAAACATAAACTATGTTTTTCAAAAATTGAACAAACTTTTGAAATCTGAATACTTTTTTTGTACCCCGAACAATTTTTAGAAAGCGAATTtagaatacacattgaacattttcttagtatagggtgaacattattcaaatacacattgaacatttttttaaatatgctgaactttttttgaatgcatgctgaacaaaatttctctacatgatgaacattttttatacacactgaacattttttcaatgtatggtgaacaatattcaaatacacatagaacatttttttaaaaatacGATGAACTCCTTTGGAATGCATGCTGAACAAAATTTCTATATATGATGAACATTTGtttatacacattgaacatttttttcaatGTATGGTGAACACTTTTCTTCAATACGGTAAACAAAAAATTGGAATTCAAAACTATTTTTGAAACGTGAACAAAATtcgaaaacatgaacaaaatttggaatttcaaaaaacATTTTCTGAAAAGTCAAACGAATTTCAAAAAATCTAAACATATTTTGGATATTTTGAATTTATGGAAaacggaaaaagaagaagaaaaaagaaacacaaaaagtagaaaaaaaagagaagaaaggggataagaaagaagaaaaaagaaaacattTACTAAAAGTAATGAAGAAAACcgaaaaaacaaaacagaaaaaacccGGTTCAGGGAACATTCTGGAAGTTTCACAAAACCAGTTCCTCGCTCCAAGTGGGCCGGCCCATATCGTGTCGATCGGTTTGTTTGCTTGAGCGAAGCGGCGAGAGCTTGACGCTCGCGCGCGTCATATAGGAATCGCCCTATTCTGCTGCCCTGTACCACAGACCCATCAATGTTGCAAATCCTAGCTTGACATGAGGCTTTATCTCTAGCTAAAGATGTCTCAATCTCAAAGATTGTTATTGCATGTGACTCCAAAACAGTGGCGAATGACATCTTGGGAGGGAAGAGGAAACACTTATGAGGCCATCGTTAAGGAATTCACTACTAGGGCTAGTAAGTTAGATCGCCGCTTAGTTACTCTTGAAGGTAGAGCTTCGAATTCGGAAGCTCATTTATTTACTTGCCAAACACTCAATTTTGCTAGGCCCACTTGTGGATTATTACTCCGCATGACCCTTGTTGTATTTCCTTAAACATCCACGTTGATCAATAAAGCGCTGGCAAATCTAAAAAAAATTCTAGCTATAATTTTTATTGAGCGGTAAGTCTCGCTATAATAAAGCAAGACACAGGGGGCGCCCGCCtcatgaatcgttttttttttctgTATCTCTATCAGGCCCGAGAGCGGCCCACGCACGGCCGAGAAAACACCCCCGATCCACCGACCTCGCATCGCGGGCCGGCCTGCCAGGTACCCACGCCACGCGCAAAAGGCAAAAGAGTCTCCTCCCCCTCCGAATCTCtctctctgctgctgctgctgctccccacGTCTCCAACCCCCACATCCAGCTAGGGTTTCGCAGCTTctccgatggcggcggcggcgggcggcgcgacgACGTCGACGAggcgcgggccgggcggcggcggccggccgaTGGACGACGAGAACCTGACCTTCGAGACCTCGGCGGGGGTGGAGGTGGTCGGCAGCTTCGACGCCATGGGGATCCGCGAGGACCTGCTCCGCGGCATCTACGGCTACGGCTTCGAGAAGCCCTCCGCCATCCAGCAGCGGGCCGTCATCCCCATCATCACCGGCCGCGACGTCATCGCGCAGGCCCAGTCCGGCACCGGCAAGACCTCCATGATCTCCCTCTCCGTCTGCCAGGTCATCGAGACCAACGTCCACGAGTAAGTCgcccatcccctcccctcccctccctctgCCACCGTCGCCGGATTGTCGGATTGCTTGCTTGCTTGGCCGATTGGTCGGCCAAGGACtcgctagattttagggtttgtatTTAGCTGATGCTCGTCTTGGACTGCCATGCCCCGCTGATAGAGCTGGTCTCATTAGCGCCCGCGTGGATTCATTCGTGCCGTGCTCTCGATTTTGCGGCGGGATGTGTGATTTCGGCCTAGGTTTGTGGAATCTGTTCAAACATTAGAGTCCAACTGCCTGTTTACTGTCATTTAACCCTTTTATGCACCAGCTTTCCATGATGCATATGCACTCGATCCAAAATAGATTTGTGGAACCTGTTACTAAAACCAATGCATTGTATCACCCCCTGCGAATGGGCTATACAATTTACACTCTGTTGACCTTGTGCCTTGTCAGTTTTACTGCCTGTCACGATACTGTTTACACGCCACTTGCTCTGAAAGAGTGAAGCTGAAGTCGATATTCGATTCTGTAGGGTGCAGGCGCTGATACTGTCGCCAACTAGGGAACTTGCGACGCAAACAGAGAGGGTGATGCAGGCTGTTGGTAACTTCATGAGCGTCTCTGTGCATGCCTGTGTTGGTGGCAAAAGTATCGGCGAGGATATTAGGAAGCTCGAGTCTGGAGTGCATGTTGTTTCAGGCACCCCGGGCAGAGTATGTGACATGATCAAGAGAAGGACCCTTCGCACAAGAGCCATCAAGCTCCTAGTCCTGGTTAGTTTGCTCTTGTCATACTGCATTTCTTTTAAAATAAATTTGGCCAAGTTCAACGATTCTAACATGGTTGATTTCATAACAGGACGAAGCCGATGAGATGTTGAGCAGAGGTTTCAAGGATCAGATATATGATGTCTACAGATATCTTCCCCCAGAACTTCAGGTCCGTCTTTGAACTACTTATCTGTGTAATTTATCAGTCTTCAGGCTTTTCACTGCATAATTCAAGTTGTCACCTGACTTTAATTTTTCTCTCTATATATCACCTTTCTGTCTTGATTCTTTCATTGAGAAACACGAATATCTTGCACCGTTTTCGACTGTAATCATCTTGCTGTAGCTAGCAATGCATGTCATTGTTACTagttagctgcccgtgcgttgctatgAAAGATAAAATTTCCTAAAAAGAAAGCTAAGGAAGATAAAACATGTATAGAAACATGTTATTAAAATTCATTATATTTTGTGAGTCATCAACCACGCACCTGTTGGATTCTTATAAATGCCCCTTTTTATCTCTAGCCTCTAGTTACGTCCTCCATGCATCTTTTTTTATCTCTAGCCTCTAGTTACGTCCTCCATGCATCTTTTTTACCTCTGTCTTTTACACTCCTCTTCTACCCTCTACCATGGTGGCAATATTATGGTG from Triticum dicoccoides isolate Atlit2015 ecotype Zavitan chromosome 6A, WEW_v2.0, whole genome shotgun sequence encodes:
- the LOC119318710 gene encoding eukaryotic initiation factor 4A-III homolog B-like, yielding MAAAAGGATTSTRRGPGGGGRPMDDENLTFETSAGVEVVGSFDAMGIREDLLRGIYGYGFEKPSAIQQRAVIPIITGRDVIAQAQSGTGKTSMISLSVCQVIETNVHEVQALILSPTRELATQTERVMQAVGNFMSVSVHACVGGKSIGEDIRKLESGVHVVSGTPGRVCDMIKRRTLRTRAIKLLVLDEADEMLSRGFKDQIYDVYRYLPPELQVVLISATLPHDILEITSKFMTDPVRILVKRDELTLEGIKQFFVAVEKEEWKFDTLCDLYDTLTITQAVIFCNTKRKVDWLTERMRTNNFTVSAMHGDMPQKERDAIMSEFRGGMTRVLITTDVWARGLDVQQVSLVINYDLPNNRELYIHRIGRSGRFGRKGVAINFVRKDDIRILRDIEQYYSTQIDEMPMNVADLI